Proteins encoded together in one Etheostoma cragini isolate CJK2018 chromosome 11, CSU_Ecrag_1.0, whole genome shotgun sequence window:
- the chaf1b gene encoding chromatin assembly factor 1 subunit B, whose product MKVVTCEIAWHNKEPVYSLDFQHSSDGRIHRLATAGVDTTVRMWRVDTCPDGKAAVDFLSNLARHTKAVNVVRFSPNGELLASGGDDAAILLWKLNDSKEPEQAPMFQEEEDALLNKESWSVVKTLRGHIEDVYDICWTRDGNFMVSGSVDNTAIMWDINKGQKLCILNDHKSYVQGVTWDPQGQYVATLSCDRVMRVYNTHTKKKAFCISKMSSGPLAEGEVKQYRMFHDDSMRSFFRRLSFTPDGSFLLAPAGCVEIGENIINTTYIFSRKGLKRPIAHLPCPTKATLAVRCCPVYFELRTKKDEDGSSQALPDVFQLPYRMVFAVASEDSIFLYDTQQTLPFGLVSNIHYHTLSDLTWSRDGSFLAVSSTDGYCSFLSFSPGELGTPLKEPPTLEVFIPNSGVEKKGKKSSAARTSSPLTQTPSSAQTPTSQASVGKDAPFVTPPEEKKSTPSVKSKPQPRRITLNTLEGWGKPSNSKTTVPPAPLTPTSASTSAPSTPQPRITPLTPTSSSTTQLRIAPLTPSTPKAPNSADAGPTTPKGTTTPKGPTPRRVSLTPVASRSPAVSSLFRTPSSTEKAKHERPSPPTDPVCQPPESKRPKTSGTQT is encoded by the exons ATGAAGGTGGTAACGTGTGAGATTGCATGGCACAACAAGGAGCCAGTCTACAGTCTGGACTTCCAGCACAGTTCAGATGGACGCATTCATCGGCTGGCCACAGCTGGAGTGGACACCACAGTCAGA ATGTGGCGGGTAGACACATGCCCAGACGGAAAAGCGGCGGTGGATTTTTTGTCTAATCTGGCTAGACATACCAAGGCTGTCAACGTAGTGCGCTTTAGTCCCAATGGAGAGCTGCTTGCCTCAGGAGGAGATG ATGCAGCAATTCTGCTGTGGAAGCTCAATGACTCTAAGGAGCCCGAGCAGGCACCCATGTtccaggaggaggaagatgctCTGCTCAACAAGGAGAGCTGGTCTGTTGTCAAGACATTGAG GGGGCACATAGAGGACGTGTATGACATCTGCTGGACACGGGATGGAAACTTCATGGTATCTGGTTCTGTTGACAACACTGCCATAATGTGGGACATCAACAAAG GACAGAAGCTGTGTATCTTGAATGACCATAAGAGCTACGTGCAGGGGGTGACCTGGGATCCTCAGGGGCAATATGTTGCCACTCTCAGCTGTGACAG AGTGATGCGTGTGTACAACACTCACACCAAGAAGAAAGCTTTCTGTATCAGTAAAATGAGCTCTGGGCCCCTTGCAGAGGGAGAG GTCAAGCAGTACAGAATGTTCCACGATGACAGTATGAGGTCCTTCTTCCGACGTCTCTCATTCACACCAGATGGGTCTTTCTTGCTCGCCCCAG CTGGATGTGTGGAGATTGGAGAAAACATCATAAATACCACATACATCTTTTCCAGGAAGGGCCTCAAGAG GCCCATCGCCCACTTGCCGTGTCCAACTAAAGCTACACTGGCTGTACGCTGCTGCCCCGTCTACTTTGAACTGAGGACCAAGAAGGATGAAG ATGGTTCAAGTCAGGCTCTCCCCGATGTATTCCAGTTGCCATACCGCATGGTGTTTGCTGTAGCATCTGAGGATTCCATCTTTTTGTATGACACGCAGCAGACCCTTCCTTTCGGTCTGGTGTCCAACATCCACTACCACACACTCAGCGATCTTACATG GTCTCGTGACGGTTCCTTCCTGGCTGTGTCCTCCACAGACGGATACTGCTCCTTCCTGTCCTTCTCTCCAGGGGAGCTGGGCACTCCACTGAAGGAGCCCCCAACCCTGGAGGTCTTTATCCCAAACAGTGGTGTtgagaaaaagggaaagaagtCGTCAGCGGCCAGGACCTCATCTCCTTTGACCCAGACACCAAGCTCAGCCCAGACTCCCACATCGCAAGCCAGCGTTGGTAAAGATGCCCCTTTTGTTACCCCcccagaagagaagaagagcacCCCGAGTGTCAAGTCTAAACCTCAGCCCCGGAGGATCACCCTCAACACTCTGGAGGGTTGGGGGAAACCCTCTAATTCTAAAACCACAGTACCTCCAGCACCTCTTACCCCAACATCTGCAAGCACAAGCGCTCCCTCTACTCCCCAACCCCGCATTACCCCTCTCACCCCAACCAGCTCCTCCACAACCCAGCTACGCATTGCCCCCCTAACCCCCTCCACCCCTAAAGCCCCCAACAGTGCTGATGCTGGGCCCACTACTCCTAAGGGAACAACCACCCCTAAGGGACCCA